In Vidua chalybeata isolate OUT-0048 chromosome 9, bVidCha1 merged haplotype, whole genome shotgun sequence, a genomic segment contains:
- the LOC128792194 gene encoding vitellogenin-2-like, protein MSGTAPFTFTMRGIILALVLTLVGSQKFDIDPGFSSRKSYLYSYEGWVLNGLQEKNLAKAGVRLSCKLEISGLSENIYLLKIRSPQLEEYNGIWPRDTFTRSSKITQMVSSCLTRPFRFEYSSGRVGNIYGPENCPDTCINIVRGILNMIQITIKKSQNVYELQEAGIGGVCHTRYVIQEDKKNSRVSVTKTVDQNNCQEKVVKSLGMAYIYPCPVDMMKERIVKGTAAFSYKLKQSDSGTLITEVVSQQVYQISPFSEPTGVAVTEAKQQLTLLEVKSEWGSSPDISMQSYGGLRYQFPAVLPQMSVQLIKTKNPEQRIMETLQHIILNNQQDFHDDLPYRFLELVQLCRTANADTLESIWRQCSDKPRYRRWLLSAVSATGTAEALKFIKSRIRSDDLSYLQALLSVPFALHLTKADEHTVPIAADLVTSSRIQKNPMLQQLASLGYSSVVNRYCSQTSACPKEALQPIHDLADEAISRGREDKMKLALKCIGNMGEPASIKRILKFLPIFSSSASDIPVHIQIDAIMALRKIAWKDCKTVQGYLIQILADESLSPEVRMMACAVIFETRPALPLITTIANVAMKESNLQVASFVYSHMKALSKSRLPYTYNISSACNIALKLLAPKLDRLSYRYSKVIRIGGYFDNYKVGAAGDVLVMNSPGTMFPSAIISKLMAYSAGSVADLVEAGVRVEGLTDVIMKRNIPFAEYSTYKKIKEIGKALLGWKELPTETPLISAYFKLFGQELAYININKEVLQQAVKAVLEPAAGSTVLKRLAGQLRGGVAAQWTQPLGLGELRYIVPTCTGLPLEYSSHSTALARAAVSVDGKIAPPLTGDFTPSQLLESTVQIRADINPSLYLQKFATMGVNTEYFQQAVEIQGKVLTRLPMKFDAKIDMKLKNIKIETNPCREETEIVVGRHKAFAVSRNLGELGVEKRTAILPGDASSNIVEEPFKPSDRASSEDFTKQEADSMSRKHAYSSQEDLRHVTGRKTHKRDICVKLHHLGCQLCFSRRSRDASFLKNTYLHRLIGEHEARIVLIPVETDADMDKIQLEIQAGSRAASKIINEVNAESEEEGESSLYGDIQAKLKKILGIENVFKIANKTRHQKKRPSRKENTVLTELGADPDTKHPSSSSSASSAVSSSSSSAVSPRRKEAGDEDENNQEEQARNKDASSKSSSSSGRSNKSSKSSSSSSDRSSKSSSSSDRSSKSSSSSDRSSKSSSSSSRSSKSSSSSDRSSKSSSSSDRSSKSSSSSSDRSSKRSSSSSSSSSSDRSSKRSSSSSSSSSSDRSSKSSSSDRSSKSSSSSSSRKSSGHHSHGHHSRHVNSSSSSSSESLSHHSHEHHSGHLEGGSSSSSSAHSKIWGAHEIYQYRFKSAHRQEFPERKLPDDQISSSHSSVRSSHASSRASWPRFLGDVKTPVLAVFLHGIRDDKKIGGLQLVVYADIDSIRPRMQVFVSNLTDSSKWKLCADAAVLNDHKAAAYLKWGRNCQDYKVSSELVTGQFADNPAVQVKLEWPKVPSSVRSVAEWFYKFVPGAAFMLGFSEKTDKNPSRQARVIVALTSPRTCDVVIKLPDITLYEKAMRLPLSLPVGPRIPASELQPPIWNVFAEAPSAVLENLKAQCSVSYNKITTFNEVRFNYTMPANCYHILAQDCSSDLKFLVMMKNAEEAVNLKAINIKLGNHEVDMRPANGQVKLLVDGAESPTNVSLTSAGASLWIHSENQGLVLLAPAYGIDKLYFDGYTFRIQVALWMAGKMCGLCGKYDAECEQEYRMPNGYVAKDAVSFGHSWILEEKPCRGACKLRHSFVKLERTVQLAGVASRCYSTEPVLRCTKGCSPTKTAPVTVGFHCLPADSATSLTDKQMKFDQKSEDMQDTVDAHIACSCEDENCST, encoded by the exons ATGTCTGGCACAGCCCCATTCACCTTCACTATGAGGGGAATCATACTTGCACTAGTGCTCACCCTTGTAG GTAGTCAGAAGTTTGACATTG ACCCTGGATTCAGTAGCAGAAAGAGCTACTTGTACAGTTATGAAGGCTGGGTGTTGAATGGGCTTCAAGAAAAGAATTTAGCCAAAGCTGGCGTGCGCCTGAGCTGCAAGCTAGAGATCAGCGGGCTGTCAGAGAACATCTACCTCCTCAAG ATCCGCTCCCCACAACTCGAGGAATACAATGGCATCTGGCCCAGGGACACATTCACTCGATCTTCCAAAATCACCCAGATGGTTTCCTCATGCCTTACCCGGCCCTTCAGGTTTGAATACAGCAGTGGACGAGTTGGAAACATTTATGGTCCAGAAAACTGCCCTGATACTTGCATTAACATAGTGAGAGGAATACTGAACATGATACAGATAACCATCAAGAAGTCACAGAACGTGTATGAATTGCAAGAG gctgggattggAGGTGTTTGCCATACAAGGTATGTCATCCAGGAAGACAAGAAGAACAGCCGAGTCTCTGTTACCAAAACTGTAGACCAAAATAATTGCCAGGAGAAAGTGGTGAAGAGTCTTGGAATGGCTTAcatctatccctgccctgtTGACATGATG AAAGAAAGGATCGTCAAGGGGACTGCGGCTTTCTCCTACAAACTGAAGCAGTCAGACAGTGGCACCCTGATCACAGAGGTGGTGTCTCAGCAGGTGTATCAGATCTCACCATTCAGTGAACCCACCGGTGTCGCTGTCACGGAAGCAAA ACAACAACTCACCTTGCTGGAGGTGAAGAGTGAATGGGGGAGCTCCCCAGACATCTCCATGCAGAGTTACGGAGGCCTTCGATATCAGTTCCCAGCAGTACTGCCACAGATGTCAGTGCAGCTCATCAAGACCAAAAACCCTGAGCAACgg ATAATGGAAACACTGCAACACATAATCCTGAATAACCAACAAGATTTCCATGATGATCTTCCATACCGTTTCCTGGAGCTCGTCCAGCTCTGCCGCACTGCAAACGCTGACACCCTTGAATCCATCTGGAGACAATGTTCAGACAAACCCCGCTACAG GCGATGGCTGCTGAGCGCAGTTTCTGCGACAGGCACCGCAGAAGCTCTCAAATTCATTAAGAGCAGAATCCGCAGTGATGACCTTAGCTACCTTCAGGCTCTTCTGAGTGTTCCCTTTGCTCTCCATTTAACAAAAGCTGATGAACACACTGTTCCAATAGCAGCA GATTTAGTGACAAGTTCTCGAATCCAGAAAAATCCCATGCTTCAACAACTTGCTAGCTTGGGATACAGTTCTGTGGTGAATAGATACTGTTCTCAGACCTCAGCTTGTCCTAAAGAAGCTCTCCAG CCCATCCATGACCTGGCAGATGAAGCAATCAGCAGGGGCCGTGAGGACAAAATGAAATTAGCTCTGAAGTGCATTGGCAACATGGGAGAACCAGCCAGCATCAAGCGCATCCTGAAGTTCCTTCCCATATTTTCATCCAGTGCTTCTGATATCCCCGTCCACATTCAGATTGATGCCATAATGGCCTTGAGAAAAATTGCTTGGAAGGACTGCAAAACA GTGCAGGGATATCTCATCCAGATCCTCGCTGACGAGTCGCTTTCCCCCGAAGTGCGGATGATGGCTTGTGCTGTTATCTTTGAGACAAGGCCTGCCCTTCCCTTAATAACAACCATTGCCAACGTGGCCATGAAGGAGAGCAATTTGCAAGTGGCCAGTTTTGTGTATTCCCACATGAAGGCTTTGTCCAAGAGCAGGTTGCCATACACGTACAACAT ATCTTCAGCTTGCAATATTGCCCTTAAGCTGCTGGCCCCCAAGCTGGACAGGCTGAGCTACCGCTACAGCAAGGTCATACGTATTGGTGGTTACTTTG ATAACTATAAAGttggtgctgctggagatgtCCTTGTTATGAACAGCCCAGGAACGATGTTCCCATCAGCAATAATTTCCAAGCTGATGGCATATTCTGCAGGGTCAGTGGCTGATTTGGTGGAG GCTGGTGTCCGTGTGGAAGGCCTCACAGATGTCATCATGAAACGAAATATCCCATTTGCTGAATACTCCACATACAAAAAGATAAAGGAGATTGGAAAAGCT ctgctgggatggaAGGAGCTGCCAACAGAAACCCCCTTGATATCAGCCTACTTTAAACTCTTTGGCCAAGAGCTGGCCTACATCAACATCAATAAGGAAGTCCTACAACAGGCTGTGAAG GCTGTCCTGGAGCCCGCTGCCGGGAGCACGGTGCTGAAGAGGCTGGCTGGCCAGCTGCGCGGGGGCGTCGCGGCGCAGTGGACGCAGCcgctggggctgggagagctgcgCTACATCGTCCCCACCTGCACCGGGCTGCCCCTGGAGTacagctcccacagcactgccctggcccgGGCTGCAGTCAGCG TTGATGGAAAGATAGCTCCCCCTTTAACTGGAGATTTTACACCTTCACAGTTGCTTGAATCCACCGTGCAGATTCGTGCTGACATAAACCCCAG CTTATACCTTCAGAAATTTGCAACAATGGGTGTCAACACAGAATACTTCCAACAAGCTGTGGAAATTCAAGGCAAGGTCCTGACAAGACTTCCAATGAAGTTTGATGCCAAGATAGACatgaagctgaaaaatattaagattGAAACAAATCCATGCCGTGAGGAAACTGAGATAGTGGTTGGAAG ACATAAGGCTTTTGCTGTATCGAGAAATTTAGGAGAGCTAGGTGTTGAAAAGAGAACCGCAATTCTCCCAGGAGATGCTTCATCAAATATTGTTGAAGAACCTTTCAAACCATCAGATAGAGCTTCCAGTGAAGATTTCACAAAg CAGGAAGCTGACAGCATGTCAAGGAAACATGCCTATAGCTCTCAAGAGGATCTTCGCCACGTCACGGGAAGAAAAACTCATAAACGAGACATTTGCGTCAAGCTGCATCACCTGGGctgtcagctctgcttttccagaaggTCACGAGATGCCAGTTTCCTGAAAAATACCTATTTGCACAGATTAATCGGAGAACACGAAGCTAGAATAGTCTTGATCCCAG TTGAAACAGATGCTGATATGGACAAAATTCAGCTGGAGATTCAGGCAGGATCCAGAGCAGCTtccaaaataattaatgaagTAAACGCGGAGTCGGAGGAAGAGGGTGAATCATCTCTGTATGGGGACATTCAAGCTAAACTGAAGAAGATTCTAGGCATTGAAAATGTGTTCAAG ATTGCAAATAAAACACGACACCAGAAGAAGCGAccttcaaggaaagaaaacacagtgcTTACAGAGCTTGGGGCAGACCCTGATACAAAACATCCCTCCAGTTCATCTTCTGCCTCCTCAGctgtctcctcttcctcatcatCTGCTGTTTCTCCTCGTCGTAAAGAAGCTGGTGATGAAGATGAGAATAATCAAGAAGAGCAAGCAAGAAACAAAGACGcaagcagcaagagcagcagcagtagtGGCAGAAGTAACAAGAGCAGCAAGAGTAGCAGTagcagcagtgacagaagtagcaagagcagcagcagtagtGACAGAAGTAGCAAGAGTAGCAGCAGTAGTGACAGAAGTAGCAagagtagcagcagcagcagcagaagtagcaagagcagcagcagtagtGACAGAAGtagcaagagcagcagcagtagtGACAGAAGtagcaagagcagcagcagcagcagtgacagaagtAGCAAGAGgagcagtagcagcagcagtagcagcagcagtgacagaagtAGCAAGAGgagcagtagcagcagcagtagcagcagcagtgacagaagtagcaagagcagcagcagtgacagaagtAGCAagagcagcagtagcagcagcagcaggaagtcATCAGGTCATCACAGCCATGGGCATCACTCGAGGCATGTgaatagcagcagcagcagcagcagcgagtCACTGAGCCACCATAGCCATGAACATCATTCAGGACATCTGgaaggtggcagcagcagcagcagcagtgcacaTTCCAAAATATGG GGAGCTCATGAGATTTATCAGTACCGCTTTAAATCAGCACACAGACAAGAG ttccCAGAAAGAAAACTCCCAGATGACCAAATCAGCAGCTCACATTCCTCTGTCAGATCCAGTCATGCCTCATCTCGAGCTTCATGG CCGAGGTTTTTGGGAGATGTTAAAACACCAGTATTAGCAGTTTTTCTGCATGGCATCCGTGATGATAAGAAGATAGGAGGTCTCCAGCTCGTGGTATATGCTGATATTGATTCCATCAGGCCTCGGATGCAGGTATTTGTGTCAAACCTCACAGATTCAAGCAAGTGGAAGCTCTGTGCTGATGCTGCAGTCCTCAATGATCACAAGGCAGCG GCTTACCTGAAATGGGGACGGAATTGCCAGGACTACAAGGTTTCATCTGAGCTGGTAACTGGGCAGTTTGCTGACAACCCTGCTGTACAAGTGAAACTAGAGTGGCCTAAAGTTCCTTCCAGTGTCAGATCCGTAGCAGAATG GTTTTACAAGTTTGTCCCTGGGGCTGCATTTATGCTGGGCTTCTCTGAAAAAACAGACAAGAATCCTTCTCGACAAGCCAGGGTGATCGTGGCTCTAACTTCTCCAAGGACATGTGATGTTGTTATCAAGCTTCCTGAT ATTACCCTCTATGAAAAAGCCATGAGGCTTCCCCTGTCACTTCCTGTAGGTCCAAGGATACCAgcttcagagctgcagcctcccatCTGGAATGTCTTCGCTGAAGCCCCTTCAGCAGTGCTTGAGAATTTGAAAG ctCAATGCTCAGTTTCCTACAACAAGATCACAACCTTTAATGAAGTTCGCTTTAACTACACAATGCCAGCAAACTGCTACCACATCTTGGCTCAGGATTGCAGCTCTGACCTTAAGTTCCTGGTGATGATGAAGAATGCAGAAGAAGCTGTGAACCTGAAAGCAATCAACATCAAGCTTGGCAATCA TGAGGTCGATATGCGCCCTGCCAACGGACAGGTGAAGCTGCTGGTGGATGGGGCTGAGAGCCCAACAAATGTGTCATTGACATCTGCTG GTGCTTCTCTGTGGATCCACAGTGAAAATCAAGGGCTTGTACTTCTCGCCCCAGCCTATGGCATTGATAAACTGTACTTTGATGGATACACATTCAGG aTCCAAGTTGCTTTATGGATGGCAGGGAAAATGTGTGGACTGTGTGGAAAATATGATGCAGAATGTGAACAGGAATATCGGATGCCCAACGGATATGTAGCTAAAGATGCAGTGAGCTTTGGGCATTCTTggattttggaagaaaagccTTGTAGAGGAG CCTGCAAGCTGCGGCACTCCTTTGTGAAGCTGGAGAGGACGGTTCAGCTGGCCGGGGTCGCGTCCAGGTGCTACTCCACGGAGCCCGTGCTGCGCTGCACCAAGGGCTGCTCCCCCACCAAGACTGCCCCCGTCACCGTGGGTTTCCACTGTCTCCCTGCTG ATTCAGCCACCAGCCTGACAGACAAGCAGATGAAGTTTGACCAGAAGTCAGAGGATATGCAGGACACTGTTGATGCACACATAGCATGTTCTTGTGAAGATGAAAACTGCAGCACATGA